The region CATTTCCTTGCTCGTCAATGCGCTCGCACCTACTAACTTTTCAGAGTTCAAAGCATGTGCAGGCAAAAAAAGTGTCCTTGCTTAGTTGACTAAACGCTGCAGCTAACTACCTTTGTTGTTATGATGCCTTGACCTCAAATTGTGTGCATGGTACCAAATTCTGTGCAGGTTGGCAGGTCTGTATACATATTCAGAATAAATCAATTAAGATTTGTTTCACAAACTCACCAAGAATCATCTCAGTGGCGGTGACGAGGACAGGTGTAAACCTGGGATCAACTACATTCCTGTGAAGGAGAAGATAAAACAATGTCAAGACACATGAGCAGGTGTGCCGCAGTCTGGTGTAGTGGTTGTGCTGCAGACTCCTGACCACACATTGCCCCCTCTGGCCTGTGCCTGCAAATCTGTGTCCCTCTTACCTGTCTACCCGTCACTTTACAATTACACattgtaaaaaacaaacataggGAGTAGGTAGGCGCTGATTTGGAATTGGGTATTTGAGTGAGTGTTACCCAATCAGGAAATTGAGGAGTTGAGAAAGGTTCTGCTCGTCTCGTCCGGCCAGAGCGTTCTTCAAAGTTCCTCGGCGATCCAACTCCTTCATCACCGCCACCGTGATCTCAGGCTTTCTGTTCCTCCGCCACGactgcgagcacacacacacacacacacttaaaaaacTATCAAGATTGTACAAGATATTTGTCTGAGTTGCTGAGATCATCAGGAAAGTAATTGTACCTCCAGGGCGGTATCCAAGGCCTTGGAGATGTTGAATTTCTTCAGCTGTTTGTCGTATTTGGCCAGGTGGCTCTTCACTGGTTTGCTGACAAGAAAGTCATCCTAAGGAGGGAAGAGGTTCGATTTCAGGTCACTAGCTAGGTATCCATTCAATTGATGACAGATTTTCAGGTGAATATTCTAAAAACTGCATAAAGAAAATGTGCATTTTCCCACCGGTGGTGTTTCCACCAAGGGGAATTGTTGCAGGTAAAAATCAGTGAGTGATGATGTAGTGCAGACAATGTACTTTTGCACTTAAGTTCttatgtaccgaataaaaatagaaatgttgagtttatttttacagggacagtgcacatccATCGCGTTTTCAATTCCACTGATAgatttgtcacaaaaactgttgcgttaTTTAGCAAGTGTGCCTACTCTGATCATGGCATGTGCGcactagccaacagctcgcagatagtGTGGGTAGGCTGTGCGGGTAAGCTAGTCTATATGATGAGAACATTATGAAAAAGAGAAAGAAcatttgtcaaacagcagtcaagcgtagatcatgtcaccagaattagACGATAGTTATTGGAAAGCAGCAACAAgatcaccctgtgaagttcataagtTATTTTATCTGTATGTAGGCTAATAAACTGTatgctttcccgagtcgtagtgggaggaccacacaccatatgtGGTCCTCCTACTTATGACTCCAAGTTTACGTCAATAGGATGGATACTATATCAATACTTCCACATACAGGCTATCTGCAGGTTCCATGAAGTTGGATTTAAGACCTAAGACCTTTTAATGCCACTTGGAATGCAAATGAACACCAATTTTGAGATCTGCGTTCACTACACACCTGCAAATATACCTCTCCAGAAATGAGCCTGTGTTGGCAAAAAGTAGTATTTGGAACGCCGACTTCGAGCCAGTCAGCGGTTTAGttacctcaacttgctcaatttccacattattcattatgagagtagttgaggtttagtgaatgatttgccccatacaatgcttttagttttggaaatatttaggattAACTTATTCCTTTgctacccattctgaaactaactgcagctctttgttaagtgtcgcagtcatttcagtcgctgtagtagctgacatgtatagtgttgagtcatccgcatacatagacacactggccttaCTCAAAGCCAACGACAAAGCCAACGATTGAAAAAAGcaagctaccctggggaattcctgcttctacctggattatgtttgagatgCTTCCATTAAAAGAACACCTTCTGTGTTCTGGTAGACAAGTAACTCTtgatccacattatagcagggggtgtaaagccataacacatccgtttttccagcagcagactatgattgataatgtcaaaagctgcactgaagtctaacaagacagtccccccccacaatcatttatcatcaatttctctcagcctgtGCAGCTTCTCTCATCTGTCATTTGTGTGtaaagtgctgtgcttgttgagtgaaTAAATTTTTAAAGACACAGAAAGATCCCCCTATGTTGAACAAACATCATCTGTAccaaaacttcctgtttccatcacagctgtcgtgatTTTTTGTTTACTTTCCTCGCATATAAACTGCGAATGGAAATGTGGTTTcgcatttttttttaattaaatataAAAACCACTACTGAATTCATCAGGCCGTTCTACGGAGAGTTATCTGAATTCAAACGGGAAACTGAAAATAAGTCCTTGGAAAATGAAACTATATCCTTAATTGAAAATACATGCCATTAAACATGATCTTGTTGACTAACATATTTGTCAGGGGTTGTGGTTGGGATCATCAGTAGACAGATCAGTCAAGGTATCCCTCAACAGGCCTGTTGTTCATAGGATTTAGGATCCCAGCACTGAACGACTTCAAGGCTACCATCTCTATCATTAGTAGGGTCACAGTGTGTATACTGACCATTAGGATTGGGCTAAACACCATATACTGGAGTATTTGGAAAAAGCCACGGGGTTGTTTTTCAAAAGTATGAATATTTGTAGCTATTTTTTAAGTTAAAGCAATTCATTTGTATGCGCTCTCATGGACTTCGGCAGCATATTCTCCGCCCATTTCCCGAAGatttgcattatgggccctagaGTACGGAAATAGTGTCCTCTGCATGTATAGTTCATATTTTGACGAATTTAatacgacatccgggaacttttggctaACTAtatcatactatgaccaataagcatactatatactcaattcacgtcacaaatagtacagtCAGtgtggttagtatgagtattcgaacacagctctaTACACTGCAGCTTTCCAGAACCCGGGTTAAAAATCCCTGTAGTGAGAATTGTTCTTTGTAGTAGAATAAAACAGTTGGAGGAATAGGCACTTGCCTTTTTTGGGACGTAGTTTCTTCCTTTGACAAAGATGCGGTACACTGGCTGCATTCTCTGTTTTCCAGCCATTTCCCGTTTCTCCTCAGGGCTCTTCCTATGTTTGATGCTCAGGACGCCATTGGTCATCCCAACGACAATGGACTCGTCATCAGGCTAAACATACAGACAGAAACCATTAGCCGTGTGACTTTATTAATATCTGAGAAGCCTTCATACACAATCCATAAATCAAACATAATCATAGTGTATTGCTCAGTCTCAGTTCGGGATTTCTTGTAAACTTACAGCCAGGGCCAGACTGAGAATGGAGGCGGCGTAGTCAAAGTTATGAACCACCTTGTAGTTGGTTGTGTTGTAGATTTTCACGTGCCTACagggtaaaaaacaaacaaaaacgcaTATTCATCTAATCAAGAGATCCATCAAAACATCCAATAATCTTTACAATAATCTCGTTAATAAATATGTTTGTCAGAGGCTGTTTCAGAGTTGAAGAGCTCATTTGTAGTTCATTCGATGGATCACTCAAGGAACCTTCACTCGACATGCCTGCTGCAATACACACAAACCTGTCTAGAGCTGCTCACACACACCTGTcgagggaggcagagagcagTCTCTGTCCGTTGCTGCTGAGACTGAGGCAGGTGACGGTCTTGTGGTGGTTCTTCAGTGACACCAGAGGCTGACCTCCCTTCAGCAGGTCCCACACCTTCACGTAGCGCCCTCCTGTGGGGGAAGGGGAGACAACAACTTGGTCTAAATGGTCTTTCCTCCATCAGCACAGATGTGACGAGCACAACAAATAATGGAGGGTGTCATGACTGTCCAGTGAGGATCTGAATTGGTCAGATAAGCTTGGCAATAAATAACTTCAGCGAGaacccccccctcaccccctaagggggagaagggagctggTGGAGGGGTTGACAGATCACACGCTGTTGTAAATCAAGGAGAGAACATTCCTCTCCAATGTTCACACAGGAATGTGCCTCACAAACCGCCCCTTTTGAATGAACTGTATAAAACGGTgggttaagaattaacatatcagaccagaGAGGCGTGTACAGCTCACGTCCAAAGTGGTTCGAACTCTAAAATCTCAACACGAGGTAGAGACGATAGTCACCCcccggacaatcactggtacagctgattagctgtcctatgTAAAGTATCTAGAAAAGTAAACAtaagtgggaccattctactACTCTTCTCAAATCACCCTAGAATGCTACTCTCATCCCCCAATGGGAACCATCGACatggctggctagcctatcttcaaagagGCAGCTTCAGGAGCGAATGGAAAGTAGAATAATCTccgtagttctgttcaggactacacaaCAAAGTCAACGACGGCAGAGGaggacaacagtagaagataGGTGGGGACCCCTTTTGGACAATAAGAGCATTACAAGCGTTGGGAAAGGCCCAACCAAACCCCTTTCCAAGAAGGCTTGGTTCCGACACGAGATACACGGTTTACCAAGGCATTCACACGTATAaattcatgatttcttactccaaaCGGGCAGCAGTTCGTGTGCAAAGTAGTTTCTAAATGTACCAAAGTACTacggtctctgtccctctccatgtctttTTTGTAACAAGCCACCATATTGCGtcagtccgctagggacctgCTTTTAATGTATTAAGTGTGcatgtttatcctgtgttatcatttacttaactagaaaaaaaaaaaaaactatttgtgtagtactgaatcataagtacgGCTGGGGTTTAAAAAAGTAAAGTCATGATAAGCGGCACAAGTATGAGGTTAATTATATTATCCTGTAAGGGGGATATGGCTTAATATTGACAAGCGCACCCTTATTGAACAATTTATCCTTTGTTGAAATTGAGATGTTCtctcactggcctacacacaaaaccccataatgtcaaagtggaattatgtttaaaacatatattttacaaattcatttaaaatgaaaagctgaaatgtctcaagtcaataaacattcaacctctttgttatggcaaggctaaataagttcaggagtaaaaattgtCTTAAGtcgcatggactcactgtgtgcaataatagtgtttaacattttttttatgactacctcatctctgtaccccacacatacaattatctgcaaggtcccttagttgagcagtgaatttcaaacatatTCAACCAGTAAAtgtttccaaaactaaaagcattgtatttggaacaaatcattcactaaacctcaactacattGTGTAAAAAAATTATGTGGAATTTGAGGTGACTAAAGTGCTTGGATTAACTGTCAtgatcaaaacatattgatacaacaggagctaggatggggagaagtcagtccataataaagtgctgttCTGAATTCTAAACAGCATTATCAACAACTAGAGTCCTGCGGGCCCTAGTTTTGTCcaacctggactactgttcagtcgtgtgtttAGGTGCCACAGAGGGACCCCAGAAAATGACAATTGGCTCAGAAGAGGGACAGCAGGGCTGGTCCTTAcatgtacacggagagctaacattaatacatctctcatggctcaaagtggacgagagattgacttcatcactacttgtttttctAAGAAGTGTTAACATGCTGAATGTACCGCGGTGTCTGTTTAACTACTAGCACACAGTTCGGACATCCATGCACACCCCACAAGATACGCCactccacaagacatgccaccagaggtctcttcacaatctcaAGAACAGACTATGGTAGGCGCacaatactacatagagccatggttaCATGGAacccacatcaggtaactgatgcaatgTATTGGGTAAAGTGTTATGAAAAGTAATGTGTAATTTTTAAAACTGTATATACCTGTCTTAAATggtgctggaccccaggaagagaatgGGGATCTCCTTAATAAAATCAAAtaatacaaagtattgacttttgtaAATGAGATAATTCTGAATAAAacattatttatttgtttaatagttttcactttgtcattatgggtagtgtgtagatgggtgaatttGATTTTTATtgtacatttttaattcaggctgtaacaacaaaatatggaataagtcaaggggtatgaatattttctgaaggcactgtacatataggtAGCCTGGTCTCcgactagacataacatagtacatTTAAATCTGGGACAAAACTTTGTATGATATATTACATTTGGTatgacagatggttacttaaggcaaaaacaaaagtagggtggttggtcgggcgTATAACGCGAACGACTagcaactgaaaggttgcaagatagaATCTCATCAcaaacaactttagcattttagctaatcatTTACTGCTTTTTTGCAACAATTTTGCAATAGTTGCAAAATTTGTCATatataatatgaattgtaattcataacgtatcatacgaaatgggtgatggacatgcacaaattaatacatatccTACGAAACCTAACAtaccatactaaatggagtgtctcggatttacatacaAAATGGTTATGGAACTCACAGTACAATAATGGTTATGCAGCTATGCGGTTACAGCTTACCTGCTGAAACCAGTAGTCCTTCAGAAGGGTAGAGCAGAACGCTCTCCACGGGCTGGCTGTGGTCCATGGTCATCACACTCTTTTCCACTCTGGCATCAAACATCCTTAGTGTGTGGTCATAGGAGCCTGAGGATGGGGGACAGAGAcaatacacacaaacaacacacttTCAGCATGTGTGTAGATAGCAAACCAACACTATCAAGAATGTATGGGTGTTTAAAGGGATAATtctggattttggcaatgaagccctttaccTACTACATCAGAGTCAAAAGAACTTGTGGATATCCTTTtaatgtctctgcatccagtataaAAGGAACTAAGAGGTGGCTCCACAAGTccatgctaactagcattagcgcaatgaccgGAAGACTAAAGAaacagctagcatgctagctcttcccatagacttccagtcattacaccaacgctagttagcaattgcgctaatGCTATTTGGCAA is a window of Oncorhynchus kisutch isolate 150728-3 linkage group LG3, Okis_V2, whole genome shotgun sequence DNA encoding:
- the utp15 gene encoding U3 small nucleolar RNA-associated protein 15 homolog produces the protein MASFKSTKIPIYPKLGEKVTPDTLYWKNYKAPVQIKEFGAVTSIDFSSLAPHNYAVTASTRIHIYGPFSTEPVKTFTRFKDTAYSGKFRSDGQLLVAGCEDSMVRLFDVSGKVALRVFKGHTKGVHVTDFTSDCYHILTGSDDYTCRLWDIPNSTELTSYKEHTDYIRCGITSKLNRDIFITGSYDHTLRMFDARVEKSVMTMDHSQPVESVLLYPSEGLLVSAGGRYVKVWDLLKGGQPLVSLKNHHKTVTCLSLSSNGQRLLSASLDRHVKIYNTTNYKVVHNFDYAASILSLALAPDDESIVVGMTNGVLSIKHRKSPEEKREMAGKQRMQPVYRIFVKGRNYVPKKDDFLVSKPVKSHLAKYDKQLKKFNISKALDTALESWRRNRKPEITVAVMKELDRRGTLKNALAGRDEQNLSQLLNFLIGNVVDPRFTPVLVTATEMILDIYQAVVGQSSVVDRQLVRLQELVEREVDYQQDLLEVLGMLDTLFAASLPRKEVPCPGSSRSNGLAEGSLGAPGPQLKAA